A region of the Mycoavidus sp. HKI genome:
TTCATCCGAGCGATTGGCAGAGGGATTATTTAGAATTTCATCCGCAAGCCAGTCGTGATCGCTATTTGTCTGTTAGTGCTGGAGTATTTGAAGCCATTGATATTGGTAAGGCTTAACTGGCTATCCCGTACTTGAGATTGCTGAGCGACCGCTGAAATAAAAACATTCGTGCGTTTTGATAGAGCGTAGCTGGTGAGCAGGCTAGCTTGATGCCATTTCGCCTTCAAAGCGCTAGTATCTTGAGAAAGGGAGAATTTTCCCGTGCTGAATGTGTACGCGCCATTTACGCTCCATGCTGGCGTTATGCGATAGCGGGCATTGAGTTCGTAGTTATTAAAATTGGCATAATTGCCAAGCAATGAGCGGTCCGGAATGTTTAATTTATCTCCAATCTCATCATTCGACGGACGGTCAAATTTTGCTTGGGTAAATACGAAACCTACTGTGGTTGGGCCAAATATATAACTTGCCCCAGCTCCCCATATGCGCTGACGGTCAGCTGCAAAATTGGACTCATCCGCCATCTCTGCGCCGGTGTTATTCGCGCCAATGTTGTGAGCTTGCAGATACCCTACTGCGGCGCCGAACGGGCCATAATTATAGGCAGCGCCAAGGCTGTAATTACGGTTATTGGCGAACTTGCCTGCTTCATTCGAAAAACCATATAAACCACCGAACGTAAAGCCGTTATAGTCGATACTTGAGAATTTAATTGAGTTGTTGACACTAAACGTGCTATTCAAATTATCGTTATCGAAGGGATGCGAGAATTGTCCGCCCCCTAGACTGCTGCCTGCTAAGCTGAATGTCGCAAGGTAATCGGTCAGAGAGTCATATTGGCGGCCCAGTGTGATTGTGCCAGTTCCTGAGTCGGACAAACCGATAA
Encoded here:
- a CDS encoding porin; this encodes MKKALLSIVLASAVATPVYAQSSLTLYGSLGAAIIYTNNQIGKDQTGPSWQIGSGGAGSNYWGLRGTEDLGAGTKAIFLLESGFKINNGRFPLKGVGFDRQSFIGLSDSGTGTITLGRQYDSLTDYLATFSLAGSSLGGGQFSHPFDNDNLNSTFSVNNSIKFSSIDYNGFTFGGLYGFSNEAGKFANNRNYSLGAAYNYGPFGAAVGYLQAHNIGANNTGAEMADESNFAADRQRIWGAGASYIFGPTTVGFVFTQAKFDRPSNDEIGDKLNIPDRSLLGNYANFNNYELNARYRITPAWSVNGAYTFSTGKFSLSQDTSALKAKWHQASLLTSYALSKRTNVFISAVAQQSQVRDSQLSLTNINGFKYSSTNRQIAITTGLRMKF